Genomic window (Balnearium lithotrophicum):
TTTTTAATATATTCCTCAAACTTCTCTACTGGAGTCTTATAACCAAGACCTTGATGAGGCCTAACGAAGTTGTAAAAGCTTAGATACCTAAATAGTTTCCTGTTCATTTCATCAACTGTCGGCTCAGTCCCTTCTATCATCCACAGTTCCTTCTCCACCGTCTGTATGAACCTTTCAACATGTGCATTGGTCTTGGGAGACCT
Coding sequences:
- a CDS encoding integrase core domain-containing protein produces the protein RSPKTNAHVERFIQTVEKELWMIEGTEPTVDEMNRKLFRYLSFYNFVRPHQGLGYKTPVEKFEEYIKKLQGVHHVLNENKK